Proteins from a single region of Mus pahari chromosome 2, PAHARI_EIJ_v1.1, whole genome shotgun sequence:
- the Il17re gene encoding interleukin-17 receptor E isoform X2, with product MVSASTEAHGEPQTGNLAPVSPATAHQPRCVCSGCLPLPAKLDQPPCGKACRVDKRFAGLQWGCFPLLVRKSKSPPKFEVYWRHRTSFQRKLLGSPSLSEESHRISIPFPAISHRGRHTKRAQPSAAEGAEHLPEAGSQKRGGPEFSFDLLSEVQAMRVTISPGPEASVRLCYQWALECEDMSSPFDTQKIVSGGHTVDLPYEFLLPCMCIEASYLQEDTVRRKKCPFQSWPEAYGSDFWKSIHFTDYSQHNRMVMALTLRCPLKLEASLCWRQDPFTPCETLPNATAQESEGRYILENVDLHPQLCFKFSFENSSHVECPSQSGSLPSWTVSMDTQAQQLTLRFSSRTYATFSAAWSNPGLGPDTPMPPVYSISQTQGSVPVTLDLIIPFLKQENCILVWRSDVQFAWKHLLCPDDAPYPTQLLLGSLGSGRTRPVLLLHSADSEAQRRLVGALAELLRTALGGGRDVIVDLWEGTHVARIGPMPWLWAARERVAREQGTVLLLWNCAGSSTACSGDPQAASLRPLLCAAPCPLLLAYFSRLCAKGDIPGPLRALPRYRLLRDLPRLLRALDAQPATLASSWSHLGAKQCLKNRLELCHLLELEAAKDDYRGSTNSPCGFSCL from the exons ATGGTCTCTGCGTCCACAGAAGCTCATGGGGAGCCCCAGACTGGCAACCTTGCTCCTGTCTCTCCTGCTACTGCTCATCAGCCTCGCTGTGTCTGCTCgggctgcctgcccctgcctgccaAGTTGGACCAGCCACCGTGTGGTAAGGCCTGCCGTGTG GATAAGCGTTTTGCTG GCCTTCAGTGGGGCTGCTTCCCCCTCTTGGTGAGGAAATCCAAAAGTCCTCCTAAATTTGAAGTCTATTGGAGGCACAGGACATCCTTCCAG AGGAAGCTGCTAGGCAGCCCTTCCCTGTCTGAGGAAAGCCATCGAATTTCCATCCCCTTTCCAGCCATCTCCCACAGAGGCCGACACACCAAAAGGGCCCAGCCTTCAGCTGCAGAAGGAGCAGAACATCTCCCTGAAGCAGGGTCACAAAAGCGTGGAG GACCTGAATTCTCCTTTGATTTGCTGTCTGAGGTACAGGCTATGCGGGTGACTATTTCTCCAGGCCCCGAGGCCAGTGTGCGCCTTTGTTATCAGTGGGCATTGGAATGTGAAGACATGAGTAGTCCTTTTGATACCCAG AAAATTGTGTCTGGAGGCCACACCGTAGACCTGCCTTATGAATTCCTTCTGCCTTGCATGTGCATAGAG GCCTCCTACCTGCAAGAGGACACTGTGAGGCGCAAAAAGTGTCCCTTCCAGAGCTGGCCTGAAGCTT ATGGCTCGGACTTCTGGAAGTCAATACACTTCACTGACTACAGTCAGCACAATCGGATGGTCATGGCTCTGACACTCCGCTGCCCACTGAAACTGGAGGCCTCCCTCTGCTGGAGGCAGGACCCATTCACGCCCTGTGAAACCCTTCCCAACGCCACAGCACAGGAGTCAGAAGGA AGGTATATCCTGGAGAATGTGGACTTGCACCCCCAACTCTGCTTTAAG ttttcttttgaaaacagcAGCCACGTTGAATGTCCCAGCCAGAGTG GTTCTCTCCCATCCTGGACTGTGAGCATGGATACCCAGGCCCAGCAGCTGACGCTTCGCTTTTCTTCTCGGACGTATGCCACCTTCAGTGCTGCCTGGAGTAACCCAGGTTTGGGGCCGGATACCCCCATGCCTCCTGTGTACAGCATCAGCCAG ACCCAGGGCTCAGTCCCAGTGACTCTAGACCTCATCATTCCCTtcttgaagcaggagaattgcatCCTG GTGTGGAGATCTGATGTCCAGTTTGCCTGGAAGCACCTCTTGTGTCCTGATG ACGCCCCTTACCCTACTCAACTGTTGCTCGGGTCCCTAGGCTCCGGTCGAACAAGGCCAGTTTTACTCCTACACTCAGCGGACTCAGAGGCACAGCGACGCCTGGTGGGAGCTTTGGCCGAACTGCTGCGGACCGCGCTGGGCGGTGGACGCGACGTGATCGTGGATCTCTGGGAAGGGACACACGTAGCACGCATTGGACCAATGCCGTGGCTCTGGGCAGCGCGGGAGCGCGTGGCACGGGAGCAGGGCACGGTGCTGCTCCTGTGGAACTGTGCGGGTTCCAGCACCGCCTGCAGCGGTGACCCGCAGGCTGCGTCCCTTCGCCCCCTGCTGTGCGCTGCTCCATGCCCGCTGCTGCTCGCCTACTTCAGTCGCCTCTGCGCCAAAGGTGACATCCCCGGGCCGCTGCGTGCTCTGCCACGCTACCGCCTGCTTCGTGACCTGCCGCGCCTGCTGAGAGCGCTGGATGCTCAGCCTGCCACCCTAGCCTCCAGCTGGAGTCACCTTGGGGCTAAGCAGTGCTTGAAAAACCGTCTGGAGCTGTGTCACCTGCTGGAACTCGAGGCCGCCAAAGATGACTACCGAGGCTCAACCAATAGTCCCTGCGGTTTCAGTTGTCTGTAG
- the Il17re gene encoding interleukin-17 receptor E isoform X1 translates to MVSASTEAHGEPQTGNLAPVSPATAHQPRCVCSGCLPLPAKLDQPPCGKACRVDKRFAGLQWGCFPLLVRKSKSPPKFEVYWRHRTSFQRKLLGSPSLSEESHRISIPFPAISHRGRHTKRAQPSAAEGAEHLPEAGSQKRGGPEFSFDLLSEVQAMRVTISPGPEASVRLCYQWALECEDMSSPFDTQKIVSGGHTVDLPYEFLLPCMCIEASYLQEDTVRRKKCPFQSWPEAYGSDFWKSIHFTDYSQHNRMVMALTLRCPLKLEASLCWRQDPFTPCETLPNATAQESEGRYILENVDLHPQLCFKFSFENSSHVECPSQSGSLPSWTVSMDTQAQQLTLRFSSRTYATFSAAWSNPGLGPDTPMPPVYSISQTQGSVPVTLDLIIPFLKQENCILVWRSDVQFAWKHLLCPDVSHRHLGLLILALLALTALLGVLLVLLYRRLLPGSGRTRPVLLLHSADSEAQRRLVGALAELLRTALGGGRDVIVDLWEGTHVARIGPMPWLWAARERVAREQGTVLLLWNCAGSSTACSGDPQAASLRPLLCAAPCPLLLAYFSRLCAKGDIPGPLRALPRYRLLRDLPRLLRALDAQPATLASSWSHLGAKQCLKNRLELCHLLELEAAKDDYRGSTNSPCGFSCL, encoded by the exons ATGGTCTCTGCGTCCACAGAAGCTCATGGGGAGCCCCAGACTGGCAACCTTGCTCCTGTCTCTCCTGCTACTGCTCATCAGCCTCGCTGTGTCTGCTCgggctgcctgcccctgcctgccaAGTTGGACCAGCCACCGTGTGGTAAGGCCTGCCGTGTG GATAAGCGTTTTGCTG GCCTTCAGTGGGGCTGCTTCCCCCTCTTGGTGAGGAAATCCAAAAGTCCTCCTAAATTTGAAGTCTATTGGAGGCACAGGACATCCTTCCAG AGGAAGCTGCTAGGCAGCCCTTCCCTGTCTGAGGAAAGCCATCGAATTTCCATCCCCTTTCCAGCCATCTCCCACAGAGGCCGACACACCAAAAGGGCCCAGCCTTCAGCTGCAGAAGGAGCAGAACATCTCCCTGAAGCAGGGTCACAAAAGCGTGGAG GACCTGAATTCTCCTTTGATTTGCTGTCTGAGGTACAGGCTATGCGGGTGACTATTTCTCCAGGCCCCGAGGCCAGTGTGCGCCTTTGTTATCAGTGGGCATTGGAATGTGAAGACATGAGTAGTCCTTTTGATACCCAG AAAATTGTGTCTGGAGGCCACACCGTAGACCTGCCTTATGAATTCCTTCTGCCTTGCATGTGCATAGAG GCCTCCTACCTGCAAGAGGACACTGTGAGGCGCAAAAAGTGTCCCTTCCAGAGCTGGCCTGAAGCTT ATGGCTCGGACTTCTGGAAGTCAATACACTTCACTGACTACAGTCAGCACAATCGGATGGTCATGGCTCTGACACTCCGCTGCCCACTGAAACTGGAGGCCTCCCTCTGCTGGAGGCAGGACCCATTCACGCCCTGTGAAACCCTTCCCAACGCCACAGCACAGGAGTCAGAAGGA AGGTATATCCTGGAGAATGTGGACTTGCACCCCCAACTCTGCTTTAAG ttttcttttgaaaacagcAGCCACGTTGAATGTCCCAGCCAGAGTG GTTCTCTCCCATCCTGGACTGTGAGCATGGATACCCAGGCCCAGCAGCTGACGCTTCGCTTTTCTTCTCGGACGTATGCCACCTTCAGTGCTGCCTGGAGTAACCCAGGTTTGGGGCCGGATACCCCCATGCCTCCTGTGTACAGCATCAGCCAG ACCCAGGGCTCAGTCCCAGTGACTCTAGACCTCATCATTCCCTtcttgaagcaggagaattgcatCCTG GTGTGGAGATCTGATGTCCAGTTTGCCTGGAAGCACCTCTTGTGTCCTGATG TCTCCCATAGACACCTCGGGCTCTTAATCCTGGCACTGCTGGCTCTCACCGCTCTACTGGGTGTACTTCTGGTCCTCCTCTACCGGCGCCTACTGCCAG GCTCCGGTCGAACAAGGCCAGTTTTACTCCTACACTCAGCGGACTCAGAGGCACAGCGACGCCTGGTGGGAGCTTTGGCCGAACTGCTGCGGACCGCGCTGGGCGGTGGACGCGACGTGATCGTGGATCTCTGGGAAGGGACACACGTAGCACGCATTGGACCAATGCCGTGGCTCTGGGCAGCGCGGGAGCGCGTGGCACGGGAGCAGGGCACGGTGCTGCTCCTGTGGAACTGTGCGGGTTCCAGCACCGCCTGCAGCGGTGACCCGCAGGCTGCGTCCCTTCGCCCCCTGCTGTGCGCTGCTCCATGCCCGCTGCTGCTCGCCTACTTCAGTCGCCTCTGCGCCAAAGGTGACATCCCCGGGCCGCTGCGTGCTCTGCCACGCTACCGCCTGCTTCGTGACCTGCCGCGCCTGCTGAGAGCGCTGGATGCTCAGCCTGCCACCCTAGCCTCCAGCTGGAGTCACCTTGGGGCTAAGCAGTGCTTGAAAAACCGTCTGGAGCTGTGTCACCTGCTGGAACTCGAGGCCGCCAAAGATGACTACCGAGGCTCAACCAATAGTCCCTGCGGTTTCAGTTGTCTGTAG
- the Il17re gene encoding interleukin-17 receptor E isoform X5 has translation MVSASTEAHGEPQTGNLAPVSPATAHQPRCVCSGCLPLPAKLDQPPCGKACRVDKRFAGLQWGCFPLLVRKSKSPPKFEVYWRHRTSFQRKLLGSPSLSEESHRISIPFPAISHRGRHTKRAQPSAAEGAEHLPEAGSQKRGGPEFSFDLLSEVQAMRVTISPGPEASVRLCYQWALECEDMSSPFDTQKIVSGGHTVDLPYEFLLPCMCIEASYLQEDTVRRKKCPFQSWPEAYGSDFWKSIHFTDYSQHNRMVMALTLRCPLKLEASLCWRQDPFTPCETLPNATAQESEGRYILENVDLHPQLCFKFSFENSSHVECPSQSGSLPSWTVSMDTQAQQLTLRFSSRTYATFSAAWSNPGLGPDTPMPPVYSISQTQGSVPVTLDLIIPFLKQENCILVWRSDVQFAWKHLLCPDADSEAQRRLVGALAELLRTALGGGRDVIVDLWEGTHVARIGPMPWLWAARERVAREQGTVLLLWNCAGSSTACSGDPQAASLRPLLCAAPCPLLLAYFSRLCAKGDIPGPLRALPRYRLLRDLPRLLRALDAQPATLASSWSHLGAKQCLKNRLELCHLLELEAAKDDYRGSTNSPCGFSCL, from the exons ATGGTCTCTGCGTCCACAGAAGCTCATGGGGAGCCCCAGACTGGCAACCTTGCTCCTGTCTCTCCTGCTACTGCTCATCAGCCTCGCTGTGTCTGCTCgggctgcctgcccctgcctgccaAGTTGGACCAGCCACCGTGTGGTAAGGCCTGCCGTGTG GATAAGCGTTTTGCTG GCCTTCAGTGGGGCTGCTTCCCCCTCTTGGTGAGGAAATCCAAAAGTCCTCCTAAATTTGAAGTCTATTGGAGGCACAGGACATCCTTCCAG AGGAAGCTGCTAGGCAGCCCTTCCCTGTCTGAGGAAAGCCATCGAATTTCCATCCCCTTTCCAGCCATCTCCCACAGAGGCCGACACACCAAAAGGGCCCAGCCTTCAGCTGCAGAAGGAGCAGAACATCTCCCTGAAGCAGGGTCACAAAAGCGTGGAG GACCTGAATTCTCCTTTGATTTGCTGTCTGAGGTACAGGCTATGCGGGTGACTATTTCTCCAGGCCCCGAGGCCAGTGTGCGCCTTTGTTATCAGTGGGCATTGGAATGTGAAGACATGAGTAGTCCTTTTGATACCCAG AAAATTGTGTCTGGAGGCCACACCGTAGACCTGCCTTATGAATTCCTTCTGCCTTGCATGTGCATAGAG GCCTCCTACCTGCAAGAGGACACTGTGAGGCGCAAAAAGTGTCCCTTCCAGAGCTGGCCTGAAGCTT ATGGCTCGGACTTCTGGAAGTCAATACACTTCACTGACTACAGTCAGCACAATCGGATGGTCATGGCTCTGACACTCCGCTGCCCACTGAAACTGGAGGCCTCCCTCTGCTGGAGGCAGGACCCATTCACGCCCTGTGAAACCCTTCCCAACGCCACAGCACAGGAGTCAGAAGGA AGGTATATCCTGGAGAATGTGGACTTGCACCCCCAACTCTGCTTTAAG ttttcttttgaaaacagcAGCCACGTTGAATGTCCCAGCCAGAGTG GTTCTCTCCCATCCTGGACTGTGAGCATGGATACCCAGGCCCAGCAGCTGACGCTTCGCTTTTCTTCTCGGACGTATGCCACCTTCAGTGCTGCCTGGAGTAACCCAGGTTTGGGGCCGGATACCCCCATGCCTCCTGTGTACAGCATCAGCCAG ACCCAGGGCTCAGTCCCAGTGACTCTAGACCTCATCATTCCCTtcttgaagcaggagaattgcatCCTG GTGTGGAGATCTGATGTCCAGTTTGCCTGGAAGCACCTCTTGTGTCCTGATG CGGACTCAGAGGCACAGCGACGCCTGGTGGGAGCTTTGGCCGAACTGCTGCGGACCGCGCTGGGCGGTGGACGCGACGTGATCGTGGATCTCTGGGAAGGGACACACGTAGCACGCATTGGACCAATGCCGTGGCTCTGGGCAGCGCGGGAGCGCGTGGCACGGGAGCAGGGCACGGTGCTGCTCCTGTGGAACTGTGCGGGTTCCAGCACCGCCTGCAGCGGTGACCCGCAGGCTGCGTCCCTTCGCCCCCTGCTGTGCGCTGCTCCATGCCCGCTGCTGCTCGCCTACTTCAGTCGCCTCTGCGCCAAAGGTGACATCCCCGGGCCGCTGCGTGCTCTGCCACGCTACCGCCTGCTTCGTGACCTGCCGCGCCTGCTGAGAGCGCTGGATGCTCAGCCTGCCACCCTAGCCTCCAGCTGGAGTCACCTTGGGGCTAAGCAGTGCTTGAAAAACCGTCTGGAGCTGTGTCACCTGCTGGAACTCGAGGCCGCCAAAGATGACTACCGAGGCTCAACCAATAGTCCCTGCGGTTTCAGTTGTCTGTAG
- the Il17re gene encoding interleukin-17 receptor E isoform X3, producing MGSPRLATLLLSLLLLLISLAVSARAACPCLPSWTSHRVDKRFAGLQWGCFPLLVRKSKSPPKFEVYWRHRTSFQRKLLGSPSLSEESHRISIPFPAISHRGRHTKRAQPSAAEGAEHLPEAGSQKRGGPEFSFDLLSEVQAMRVTISPGPEASVRLCYQWALECEDMSSPFDTQKIVSGGHTVDLPYEFLLPCMCIEASYLQEDTVRRKKCPFQSWPEAYGSDFWKSIHFTDYSQHNRMVMALTLRCPLKLEASLCWRQDPFTPCETLPNATAQESEGRYILENVDLHPQLCFKFSFENSSHVECPSQSGSLPSWTVSMDTQAQQLTLRFSSRTYATFSAAWSNPGLGPDTPMPPVYSISQTQGSVPVTLDLIIPFLKQENCILVWRSDVQFAWKHLLCPDVSHRHLGLLILALLALTALLGVLLVLLYRRLLPGSGRTRPVLLLHSADSEAQRRLVGALAELLRTALGGGRDVIVDLWEGTHVARIGPMPWLWAARERVAREQGTVLLLWNCAGSSTACSGDPQAASLRPLLCAAPCPLLLAYFSRLCAKGDIPGPLRALPRYRLLRDLPRLLRALDAQPATLASSWSHLGAKQCLKNRLELCHLLELEAAKDDYRGSTNSPCGFSCL from the exons ATGGGGAGCCCCAGACTGGCAACCTTGCTCCTGTCTCTCCTGCTACTGCTCATCAGCCTCGCTGTGTCTGCTCgggctgcctgcccctgcctgccaAGTTGGACCAGCCACCGTGTG GATAAGCGTTTTGCTG GCCTTCAGTGGGGCTGCTTCCCCCTCTTGGTGAGGAAATCCAAAAGTCCTCCTAAATTTGAAGTCTATTGGAGGCACAGGACATCCTTCCAG AGGAAGCTGCTAGGCAGCCCTTCCCTGTCTGAGGAAAGCCATCGAATTTCCATCCCCTTTCCAGCCATCTCCCACAGAGGCCGACACACCAAAAGGGCCCAGCCTTCAGCTGCAGAAGGAGCAGAACATCTCCCTGAAGCAGGGTCACAAAAGCGTGGAG GACCTGAATTCTCCTTTGATTTGCTGTCTGAGGTACAGGCTATGCGGGTGACTATTTCTCCAGGCCCCGAGGCCAGTGTGCGCCTTTGTTATCAGTGGGCATTGGAATGTGAAGACATGAGTAGTCCTTTTGATACCCAG AAAATTGTGTCTGGAGGCCACACCGTAGACCTGCCTTATGAATTCCTTCTGCCTTGCATGTGCATAGAG GCCTCCTACCTGCAAGAGGACACTGTGAGGCGCAAAAAGTGTCCCTTCCAGAGCTGGCCTGAAGCTT ATGGCTCGGACTTCTGGAAGTCAATACACTTCACTGACTACAGTCAGCACAATCGGATGGTCATGGCTCTGACACTCCGCTGCCCACTGAAACTGGAGGCCTCCCTCTGCTGGAGGCAGGACCCATTCACGCCCTGTGAAACCCTTCCCAACGCCACAGCACAGGAGTCAGAAGGA AGGTATATCCTGGAGAATGTGGACTTGCACCCCCAACTCTGCTTTAAG ttttcttttgaaaacagcAGCCACGTTGAATGTCCCAGCCAGAGTG GTTCTCTCCCATCCTGGACTGTGAGCATGGATACCCAGGCCCAGCAGCTGACGCTTCGCTTTTCTTCTCGGACGTATGCCACCTTCAGTGCTGCCTGGAGTAACCCAGGTTTGGGGCCGGATACCCCCATGCCTCCTGTGTACAGCATCAGCCAG ACCCAGGGCTCAGTCCCAGTGACTCTAGACCTCATCATTCCCTtcttgaagcaggagaattgcatCCTG GTGTGGAGATCTGATGTCCAGTTTGCCTGGAAGCACCTCTTGTGTCCTGATG TCTCCCATAGACACCTCGGGCTCTTAATCCTGGCACTGCTGGCTCTCACCGCTCTACTGGGTGTACTTCTGGTCCTCCTCTACCGGCGCCTACTGCCAG GCTCCGGTCGAACAAGGCCAGTTTTACTCCTACACTCAGCGGACTCAGAGGCACAGCGACGCCTGGTGGGAGCTTTGGCCGAACTGCTGCGGACCGCGCTGGGCGGTGGACGCGACGTGATCGTGGATCTCTGGGAAGGGACACACGTAGCACGCATTGGACCAATGCCGTGGCTCTGGGCAGCGCGGGAGCGCGTGGCACGGGAGCAGGGCACGGTGCTGCTCCTGTGGAACTGTGCGGGTTCCAGCACCGCCTGCAGCGGTGACCCGCAGGCTGCGTCCCTTCGCCCCCTGCTGTGCGCTGCTCCATGCCCGCTGCTGCTCGCCTACTTCAGTCGCCTCTGCGCCAAAGGTGACATCCCCGGGCCGCTGCGTGCTCTGCCACGCTACCGCCTGCTTCGTGACCTGCCGCGCCTGCTGAGAGCGCTGGATGCTCAGCCTGCCACCCTAGCCTCCAGCTGGAGTCACCTTGGGGCTAAGCAGTGCTTGAAAAACCGTCTGGAGCTGTGTCACCTGCTGGAACTCGAGGCCGCCAAAGATGACTACCGAGGCTCAACCAATAGTCCCTGCGGTTTCAGTTGTCTGTAG
- the Il17re gene encoding interleukin-17 receptor E isoform X4, whose product MGSPRLATLLLSLLLLLISLAVSARAACPCLPSWTSHRVDKRFAGLQWGCFPLLVRKSKSPPKFEVYWRHRTSFQRKLLGSPSLSEESHRISIPFPAISHRGRHTKRAQPSAAEGAEHLPEAGSQKRGGPEFSFDLLSEVQAMRVTISPGPEASVRLCYQWALECEDMSSPFDTQKIVSGGHTVDLPYEFLLPCMCIEASYLQEDTVRRKKCPFQSWPEAYGSDFWKSIHFTDYSQHNRMVMALTLRCPLKLEASLCWRQDPFTPCETLPNATAQESEGRYILENVDLHPQLCFKFSFENSSHVECPSQSGSLPSWTVSMDTQAQQLTLRFSSRTYATFSAAWSNPGLGPDTPMPPVYSISQTQGSVPVTLDLIIPFLKQENCILVWRSDVQFAWKHLLCPDDAPYPTQLLLGSLGSGRTRPVLLLHSADSEAQRRLVGALAELLRTALGGGRDVIVDLWEGTHVARIGPMPWLWAARERVAREQGTVLLLWNCAGSSTACSGDPQAASLRPLLCAAPCPLLLAYFSRLCAKGDIPGPLRALPRYRLLRDLPRLLRALDAQPATLASSWSHLGAKQCLKNRLELCHLLELEAAKDDYRGSTNSPCGFSCL is encoded by the exons ATGGGGAGCCCCAGACTGGCAACCTTGCTCCTGTCTCTCCTGCTACTGCTCATCAGCCTCGCTGTGTCTGCTCgggctgcctgcccctgcctgccaAGTTGGACCAGCCACCGTGTG GATAAGCGTTTTGCTG GCCTTCAGTGGGGCTGCTTCCCCCTCTTGGTGAGGAAATCCAAAAGTCCTCCTAAATTTGAAGTCTATTGGAGGCACAGGACATCCTTCCAG AGGAAGCTGCTAGGCAGCCCTTCCCTGTCTGAGGAAAGCCATCGAATTTCCATCCCCTTTCCAGCCATCTCCCACAGAGGCCGACACACCAAAAGGGCCCAGCCTTCAGCTGCAGAAGGAGCAGAACATCTCCCTGAAGCAGGGTCACAAAAGCGTGGAG GACCTGAATTCTCCTTTGATTTGCTGTCTGAGGTACAGGCTATGCGGGTGACTATTTCTCCAGGCCCCGAGGCCAGTGTGCGCCTTTGTTATCAGTGGGCATTGGAATGTGAAGACATGAGTAGTCCTTTTGATACCCAG AAAATTGTGTCTGGAGGCCACACCGTAGACCTGCCTTATGAATTCCTTCTGCCTTGCATGTGCATAGAG GCCTCCTACCTGCAAGAGGACACTGTGAGGCGCAAAAAGTGTCCCTTCCAGAGCTGGCCTGAAGCTT ATGGCTCGGACTTCTGGAAGTCAATACACTTCACTGACTACAGTCAGCACAATCGGATGGTCATGGCTCTGACACTCCGCTGCCCACTGAAACTGGAGGCCTCCCTCTGCTGGAGGCAGGACCCATTCACGCCCTGTGAAACCCTTCCCAACGCCACAGCACAGGAGTCAGAAGGA AGGTATATCCTGGAGAATGTGGACTTGCACCCCCAACTCTGCTTTAAG ttttcttttgaaaacagcAGCCACGTTGAATGTCCCAGCCAGAGTG GTTCTCTCCCATCCTGGACTGTGAGCATGGATACCCAGGCCCAGCAGCTGACGCTTCGCTTTTCTTCTCGGACGTATGCCACCTTCAGTGCTGCCTGGAGTAACCCAGGTTTGGGGCCGGATACCCCCATGCCTCCTGTGTACAGCATCAGCCAG ACCCAGGGCTCAGTCCCAGTGACTCTAGACCTCATCATTCCCTtcttgaagcaggagaattgcatCCTG GTGTGGAGATCTGATGTCCAGTTTGCCTGGAAGCACCTCTTGTGTCCTGATG ACGCCCCTTACCCTACTCAACTGTTGCTCGGGTCCCTAGGCTCCGGTCGAACAAGGCCAGTTTTACTCCTACACTCAGCGGACTCAGAGGCACAGCGACGCCTGGTGGGAGCTTTGGCCGAACTGCTGCGGACCGCGCTGGGCGGTGGACGCGACGTGATCGTGGATCTCTGGGAAGGGACACACGTAGCACGCATTGGACCAATGCCGTGGCTCTGGGCAGCGCGGGAGCGCGTGGCACGGGAGCAGGGCACGGTGCTGCTCCTGTGGAACTGTGCGGGTTCCAGCACCGCCTGCAGCGGTGACCCGCAGGCTGCGTCCCTTCGCCCCCTGCTGTGCGCTGCTCCATGCCCGCTGCTGCTCGCCTACTTCAGTCGCCTCTGCGCCAAAGGTGACATCCCCGGGCCGCTGCGTGCTCTGCCACGCTACCGCCTGCTTCGTGACCTGCCGCGCCTGCTGAGAGCGCTGGATGCTCAGCCTGCCACCCTAGCCTCCAGCTGGAGTCACCTTGGGGCTAAGCAGTGCTTGAAAAACCGTCTGGAGCTGTGTCACCTGCTGGAACTCGAGGCCGCCAAAGATGACTACCGAGGCTCAACCAATAGTCCCTGCGGTTTCAGTTGTCTGTAG